A region of Lichenibacterium dinghuense DNA encodes the following proteins:
- the pepD gene encoding beta-Ala-His dipeptidase, with protein MRVLEGIEPREVMHFFEELSGRHRCSRHEKQATDYVADFAQSRGLEHHRDDLQNIIVKKPGTPGYEAAPTVILHGHLDMVCKIDEGFTHDFAAGGVTLKVDGDRIRAEGTTLGADNGLGISYMLALLDSKDIPHPPLECVMTAMEEMGKVGGDGVDLKLLSGKRMIDFNWIDEKQLLAGCSGDVSCRIDVDADWTAPGPDRVALALDIRGGLGGHCEFDIHFERANAIVLLGRLLRAAMKAGDVAVARVSGGVQNNVIPAEAAAVLSVRPDEVEAVERAVSALAADLKAEFRSADPGLRIETKRTEAPVERVFSARAARTLVRTIALLPDGVQTQNLEVPGNWETSNNIGLMITTGRGAEITSTITSAVTSRKHAVLDQMMQLAEMAGEGVTAKQIGLDAPEFPWNPKSRMLEVAKDSYKRVMGRSPDVLVSVCSLELGMFTQRIDGLDTVGIGTNLYDLHSPKESMDHTSAARVWPLIKDVMRNLDR; from the coding sequence ATGCGGGTTTTGGAGGGCATTGAGCCTCGTGAAGTGATGCACTTCTTCGAGGAGCTCAGTGGGCGGCACCGCTGTTCGCGCCACGAGAAGCAGGCCACCGACTACGTCGCGGATTTCGCGCAAAGCCGCGGGCTCGAGCACCACCGCGACGATCTTCAAAACATCATCGTCAAGAAGCCCGGCACGCCGGGCTACGAGGCGGCGCCGACCGTGATCCTGCACGGCCACCTCGACATGGTGTGCAAGATCGACGAGGGCTTCACCCACGACTTCGCGGCCGGCGGCGTGACGCTGAAGGTGGACGGCGACCGCATCCGCGCCGAGGGCACGACGCTGGGCGCCGACAACGGCCTCGGCATCTCCTACATGCTGGCCCTGCTCGACTCGAAGGACATCCCGCATCCGCCGCTGGAATGCGTGATGACCGCCATGGAGGAGATGGGCAAGGTCGGCGGCGACGGCGTCGACCTGAAGCTCCTGTCCGGCAAACGGATGATCGACTTCAACTGGATCGACGAGAAGCAGCTCCTCGCCGGCTGCTCGGGCGACGTGTCCTGCCGCATCGACGTCGACGCGGACTGGACCGCCCCCGGGCCGGACCGCGTGGCGCTGGCGCTCGACATCCGCGGCGGCCTCGGCGGCCATTGCGAGTTCGACATCCACTTCGAGCGCGCCAACGCCATCGTGCTGCTCGGCCGCCTGCTCCGGGCCGCCATGAAGGCTGGCGACGTCGCCGTGGCCCGCGTGTCGGGCGGCGTGCAGAACAACGTGATCCCGGCCGAGGCCGCCGCCGTCCTGTCGGTCCGGCCCGACGAGGTCGAGGCCGTCGAGCGCGCCGTGTCGGCGCTGGCCGCCGACCTCAAGGCCGAGTTCCGCTCCGCCGACCCCGGCCTCAGGATCGAGACGAAGCGCACGGAAGCCCCAGTCGAGCGCGTGTTCTCGGCCCGCGCGGCGCGGACCCTCGTGCGGACGATCGCGCTGCTGCCCGACGGCGTCCAGACCCAGAACCTCGAGGTGCCGGGCAACTGGGAAACCTCCAACAACATCGGATTGATGATCACGACCGGGCGCGGCGCGGAGATCACCTCCACGATCACGAGCGCCGTGACGTCGCGCAAGCACGCCGTGCTCGACCAGATGATGCAGCTCGCCGAGATGGCCGGCGAGGGCGTCACCGCGAAGCAGATCGGCCTCGACGCCCCCGAGTTCCCGTGGAACCCGAAGTCGCGCATGCTGGAGGTCGCGAAGGACAGCTACAAGCGCGTGATGGGCAGGTCGCCCGACGTGCTCGTGTCCGTGTGCAGCCTGGAGCTGGGCATGTTCACCCAGCGCATCGACGGGCTCGACACGGTCGGCATCGGCACGAACCTCTACGACCTGCACTCCCCCAAGGAGAGCATGGACCACACATCGGCGGCCCGCGTCTGGCCGCTGATCAAGGACGTGATGCGCAACCTCGACCGCTGA
- a CDS encoding sugar ABC transporter substrate-binding protein, whose product MTSVEQVRPDKPGLTKARLLLGAALAAVAAAASLAAPARAAEPMKPPIPKDKLVLVASVINTTNPYMISNIQGAQALSKKLDIPLEIVNSNGSSQTEISKIQAILAGGKTVILFVNTVASSDAPTIVDAVKKAGGYVTIWWNSPTDYKPWNVGDNFVAFQKIPGVQSGRCGADALGEALHGKGNVVVLPGVQDSTTSKTRVAGFMAEMKEKFPGIKVLEARPSNWDPQVANRNAKDLIVKYGTDINGVWAADDAMQIGAMQAFENAGQLSKTKFSSDGLYPETLADLKSGRGDHAIVGETFHRGYMASAVGLYTAYLAAEGKIVPSELPHDKRESLFQLSCVTPDNYQQYTKYDAPDAAANFVDELVQKGPWDTPPMTLIGAGPEEMPK is encoded by the coding sequence ATGACGTCTGTGGAACAGGTGCGACCCGACAAGCCCGGCCTGACGAAGGCGCGCCTCCTGCTCGGCGCGGCGCTGGCGGCCGTCGCCGCGGCCGCCTCGCTCGCGGCCCCCGCGCGCGCCGCCGAGCCGATGAAGCCGCCGATCCCCAAGGACAAGCTGGTCCTGGTCGCCTCGGTGATCAACACCACCAACCCCTACATGATCTCCAACATCCAGGGCGCCCAGGCGCTGTCGAAGAAGCTCGACATCCCGCTGGAGATCGTCAACTCGAACGGCTCCTCGCAGACCGAGATCTCGAAGATCCAGGCCATCCTGGCCGGCGGCAAGACCGTGATCCTGTTCGTCAACACGGTGGCGAGCTCTGACGCGCCGACCATCGTCGACGCGGTGAAGAAGGCCGGCGGCTACGTCACCATCTGGTGGAACAGCCCGACCGACTACAAGCCCTGGAACGTCGGCGACAATTTCGTCGCCTTCCAGAAGATCCCCGGCGTCCAGTCCGGACGTTGCGGCGCCGACGCGCTCGGCGAAGCGCTGCACGGCAAGGGCAACGTCGTGGTGCTGCCCGGCGTGCAGGACAGCACGACCAGCAAGACCCGCGTGGCCGGCTTCATGGCCGAGATGAAGGAGAAGTTCCCCGGCATCAAGGTCCTGGAAGCCCGCCCGTCCAACTGGGACCCGCAGGTCGCCAACCGCAACGCCAAGGACCTGATCGTCAAATACGGCACCGACATCAACGGCGTCTGGGCGGCCGACGACGCCATGCAGATCGGCGCCATGCAGGCCTTCGAGAACGCGGGCCAGCTCAGCAAGACCAAGTTCTCGTCCGACGGCCTCTACCCCGAAACGCTGGCCGACCTGAAGTCGGGCCGCGGCGACCACGCCATCGTGGGCGAGACGTTCCACCGCGGCTACATGGCCTCGGCGGTCGGGCTCTACACCGCCTATCTCGCGGCCGAGGGCAAGATCGTGCCGAGCGAGCTGCCGCACGACAAGCGCGAGAGCCTGTTCCAGCTCAGCTGCGTCACGCCGGACAACTACCAGCAATACACGAAGTACGACGCGCCCGACGCCGCGGCCAACTTCGTCGACGAGCTCGTGCAGAAGGGCCCCTGGGACACCCCGCCCATGACGCTCATCGGCGCCGGCCCGGAAGAGATGCCGAAGTAG
- a CDS encoding M48 family metallopeptidase, with protein sequence MLLTAFIAATLAWAGLSLALSMRQTAHVAAHRDAVPADFAASVSLDEHRKAADYTVARERLSRIDTAVGTALTLVWALGGIGLLDRALSAVLEPGSLTLGVAFLVAAAAVGTVLDLPLAAYRKFVVERRFGFNRTTVATFLADLLRRSALSLAVAVPLLYAALWAMRTFTGLWWLWSWVGLLVLMVTAPAVYVRLIAPRFNTFTPLEQGPLRAGIERLLAGAGFRSSGLFTMDASRRTAHGNAYFIGFGRSKRIVLFDTLVANSAPDEIEAVIAHELGHFRHRHIWFGLAQSAVVTFLGLAAFGWLVKQPWLLPSFGVEQGATGSGSSPACCWRPS encoded by the coding sequence TTGCTGTTGACCGCCTTCATCGCCGCGACGCTCGCCTGGGCGGGGCTGTCCCTGGCCCTGTCGATGCGCCAGACCGCCCATGTCGCGGCGCACCGCGACGCCGTGCCGGCCGATTTCGCGGCGAGCGTGTCGCTCGACGAGCACCGGAAGGCGGCCGACTACACGGTGGCGCGCGAGCGGCTGTCGCGGATCGACACGGCCGTGGGCACGGCGCTGACGCTGGTCTGGGCGCTCGGCGGCATCGGCCTCCTCGATCGCGCCCTGTCGGCCGTGCTGGAGCCGGGCTCGCTCACGCTGGGCGTGGCCTTCCTGGTGGCCGCGGCCGCGGTCGGCACCGTGCTCGACCTGCCGCTGGCGGCCTACCGGAAGTTCGTCGTCGAGCGCCGCTTCGGCTTCAACCGGACCACGGTCGCGACCTTCCTGGCCGACCTCCTGCGCCGCTCGGCGCTGTCGCTCGCGGTGGCGGTGCCGCTGCTCTACGCGGCGCTCTGGGCCATGCGGACCTTCACGGGCCTGTGGTGGCTCTGGTCCTGGGTCGGCCTGCTGGTGCTGATGGTGACGGCGCCGGCCGTCTACGTGCGGCTGATCGCGCCGCGCTTCAACACCTTCACGCCGCTGGAGCAGGGGCCGCTGCGCGCCGGCATCGAGCGGCTGCTCGCGGGCGCCGGCTTCCGCTCCTCGGGCCTGTTCACCATGGACGCGTCGCGCCGTACCGCGCACGGCAACGCCTACTTCATCGGCTTCGGCCGCTCGAAGCGCATCGTCCTGTTCGACACGCTGGTGGCCAACAGCGCGCCCGACGAGATCGAGGCCGTGATCGCCCACGAGCTCGGCCACTTCCGCCACCGCCACATCTGGTTCGGGTTGGCGCAGAGCGCCGTCGTCACCTTTCTCGGCCTCGCCGCCTTCGGCTGGCTGGTCAAGCAGCCCTGGCTGCTGCCGTCTTTCGGGGTGGAGCAGGGGGCGACGGGGTCCGGCTCTTCGCCTGCCTGCTGCTGGCGTCCGTCGTGA